In the genome of Oncorhynchus mykiss isolate Arlee chromosome 30, USDA_OmykA_1.1, whole genome shotgun sequence, the window aaaaaaaaatatcccatttaaaacgggaacgttttttttccaaaaatgaaaatactgccccctaacaccaagaagttaacactttttggttactacataatgtGTTATTTCCttgtttagatgtcttcactattattctacaatgtagaaaatagtcaaaagaaaagaaaaaccccggaatgagtaggtgtgtccaaacatttaactagtactgtatatatatcccCACACTGATAACGGAATATAATTaatcaaagacacacacacctggctgGTAGCATGGATGAACTCCTGGGCTTTGGCTCTACTTGCGATATTGGCCTCTTCCATCTTAAACAGCAGAGCTGTCACTGAAATACAGAGAGCATGGGGTTAGTAAAAccttatacatattatatacactTCATAGTAGCAACAGGAATACACAAAAACGTACCAAAACTGCACCTGTTGACATTATTATAAGGAATGCTACTGACAAGAGACTTACATGCTAAAACTCCTCCGGCCGTGCAGTCCACTCCTGTCTGCAGACTCCAGGGGAGGGTAGGGGCAgcaggagggggaggtgggggcgGTGGCAGCTTGTTTGCCGAGGAGGAAGAaacagaagaggaggaagaggaggaggggtctgtggaggaaggaggaagggaaaGCGAGGCGAGGGCAGAGACAGATGAGGAACAAGGGGGTGAGGCCAGGGATTTGGGGTCTTCGTCTAGAGGGAGTGGCTTAATGTTGGAGGGGCCGTACTGTGAGAGGCCTCCCCCCTGGGACGAGGGACTGGAGGGGGACAGGTTGAGGGTGCTCTGGGTCTGAGCGGGGCAGTCCTCGGGTAGGAAAGAGGGCTCAGGAGTCTTACAGCTGCTGTCCACTGTCTGAGAGTCGGGAGATGACTCCCGAGCATCACGCGAAGTGGTGAGGGAGGGCGGAGGGGTGTGGGGGGGTGAGGAGGACGGGGGGAGGACACTGGtggaagaggatgatgaagaggatgAGGAAGGGGTTGGACCAGCTGGACCAGAGTGCGGACTGGAGGGTTTAGCCCCCACTCCTGATTGGATGTCGGAGGAAGACCCACCCCAGCCGCCGCCCTCAGAGCTACAGTTGGCTATAGCACCATCCACGTCCGTCAAACCGCTGGCTAGGCCTTTCTCTCCCCGCGTCTTCTTTGCTAGCCGCCTCCTACGCTTGGTTGCTAGGGACAATGAGGGCGAAGACGccgaggaggatgtggaggtggtaGAGCTGGGCTTGGCCTTCTTGGACTTCAGCGCTGCCACCGTGGGATTAGCCAGCAAGGAGGAAGGTGGAACGGCCAGGGAACTGCGTTTGCCCACCTTCCCCAGGTCCTTGTTGCGTCCACTCAGCAATAGAGGCTCAGAGCACGGCTTGAGGAACGGAGATCTGCTCTCATTGTCCCTCCTAAAGACCACGGCAATGGAGCCTCCCACCACCGGCCCCCCAGAGCCCCCTACTGGCCCGCCCACCCCGAGGAGCTCCATGCCCAGCTTCCCCGAGCCCACCGGGCCGCCCGTGGTGCTGCTCACACCCTCGCGCACCAACACTGACACTTTGGACTGCAGCTTGGCTTTCCTCCCACCTCCACTTAATTTCTTGGACCTGCCAGACCGACCAGACTCTTTCTTTCCTCCTTTTTCCCCAcgctctttctccttccctaTCTTCCGCCCTCGTTTGGCCGAGGGGAGGGTGGCTGGGGCGGAGGCCAGGCCGGGGGTGGCCTGGGTTGGGGAGAGTGAGGAGGTGGAGAGCTCCTTACCTTTAGGTCGAACCGAGGAGGAAGACTTGGACTGACCAGCTTTCTTGCCCGTTCGTGATTTCTTCTTGAAGTGGTGGCGTCCAGGTTTGGTAGCAGTCTTGGGTTTGGCGCTGAGGGCAGCGGGTTCCAGAAGCTGGGGAGGAGAGTCTTCTATAGTGGGGTAGTCTGAATCCAGAGCCTCCCCGTCCAGAGAATGCATGTCTATCTCCAGTTTGTCTGAGAAGTGGTCCGAGTCATAGCCATGGTAATGTGacggcggagagagggagaggctccCACGCCGGCCAATGCTGTCTTCTAACTCTTCGTCCGAGCGCCGAcggctcttcttcttcctcttgtGGGGCTTTTCGGAGCCCTGAGAGGGGCTGCGGGGGGAGGATGGAGCCAGCGGGGGGGATCCGgggagagtggtggtggtggtcgtgGTGACCGTGATGGTGCGCTTGATGGCGAACAGGTCAGAGCCATTGAGATCCTGGATGGATGGCGGCACCACGGGTCGACCATCTCGACgtctctccctgtccctttctctgtcctGGTGCCTTTCTCTGTGCCTTTCTCTGTCCTGGTGCCTTTCTCTGTGCCTTTCTCTGTCCTGGTGCCTGTCCCTTTCCCGGTGCCTTGGTTCTACGCTTCCTTTGGACCTCTTGGAGCTGCCTCTTTCTCGGCTGGTCGATTTGCGGACGcggtctcgctctctttccctctttatcCGGCTAgagtctccatccctctcccttctccgGGTGTCATCTTTCTTTCTGTCCTTGTCTCGATCACCGTCTCGTTCCCCAACTCTGTCTCTGTAGCGgtctctgttattctctctgtctctgtctctgtgtcggtCCTCTGAAGTGTTTGACCAGGAGCGGCCCCCGTGGGCCTGCTGCGCTGAGGTGTTTTGTGAGCGGGGGCGTACTGAAGATTCCGGGGTGCTCCGTcgtctcttcttcctcttcctgctgTCGCTTCTgctgctcctccctctctccttctccacttttgttttcttctctttctcactccgccgccccctctccctgtgtctttccttcctctccccaccaTTCTCTCTACCACCATCCTTTTCTTTCattttcttcctcctcctctcctcctcctgctcctcctcccctaCCTTGCACTCCTTTCGCTTGCGCCGCTCCCTCTCCATGGAGCTCTTGCGGCTCTTGTCCTTCTCGGCAGTGAGCGGGGAGGGGGCCAGAGGGACGGTGTGAGGAGACGGTGGGAGGTGCTGAGGCGAgcgggaagaggggaaggaggagcgGTATCTCGCATTACGCCGGCTGACCAGCTTCCtcctcagatctcctaccccgaCCACcaccagctcctcctcctcttcttcctcctcctcatccatgGGCTCCCCATCCTCCCTGCCAGGCATCACCAGCCCCGCCCAGTCCCCCTCAGCCCGCACCGACACAAAGCTATCCCCGTCCAACACCCTCAGGATCCTCTCCGGCTTGGCTCCCCTGTGGAGGAAAGGACTGccagaggagatggggaggacgAGAGGAAGGACTCCTTCCcggcctctctcctccctctttcctccgtCCCTCTCAGTGGCCCCAACGATCTCACCCTCCTCAATCTCAGAGTGGTCCGAGTGGTtcgccttctctctcctgtcccgtACTTTCACCCGGGGCTCTTTGGTTCGGTCCAGCCTCCTccgaagggggagagggagggagcgcgGTGAGAGCGGGGGAACAGAGAGAGCATCCGTGGAGTCTGGAGGAGCattgtctttctcctctcctcctgtcctccccgtCTCTaccttccttctcttccctctagcATTGCTCCCCTTGCTGCTCACGCtgttccctcgctccctccctccccccgtctcacactcctcttcctctctctctgaggggggAGAGCCGGTCGGATCAAAGGGGTCGTActtttccccttcctcctccgccgctccttcctctctctctccttccgtgGGGTGAAATGGGTCGTAAATCTCAGTCTCGAGCTCTTTTTGTCCGTTGGTGCCCACACGGGGTGAGAGGCATAACAAGGGATCTGAGGAGGAGAACGAGGGgtcagagtgagaggggggagccACTGAGGCAGAAGTGGAGGACACCACATCACCCATCATCATGCTGTTGGCACTTCCCTCCTGGATATCATTGTTGTAGCTGGTTGCCACGGCAccaggagaggaggatgaagaggaaggTGGGGaggcgggagaggaggaagatgtgGAGGAGGGCAGGGGGCTCTTGGCAGTTTCTGTGATCCCGTGAGGAGGAGGGACATCAGGCATCCCTTTAAGGCATGGGATTTGAGTTAAGTCCATGGCCAGGATGGGAGCTGGGCCTGGGGTAAGCTGTAGTCCAGAACTCCCTGGAGCCTGGGGTTGTGGGTGGAGGATGGATACTGAGGGTCGGGGATCAAAGAGCAACCCTGAAAGATGAGACAAGAAATGTTAGGCCTTTATCAACCACCTGGGGCCCACAATCtgtcaagagtgtgtgtgtgtgtttgggggaagtagagtactgtatgtgtgtattagAGTTGGTACAAAGTATTTACCTGTCTTCCTGCTGCCTATACCAGGGGcgacagtggacaggatactgaGCAGTAACGAGCCTTCCACTCTCACCTCAGCTGTCAACTCCACTTCAAGGTCAGAACTGGAATACAAATACATCACTCATGAAACCACGCACAGTGGAACTGGCACATCTAAATTCCCTGTTATGCAATTCATTATATAGGGTGTCTCACTCTCCAATACATTTCAGCTGACTTTTCACTGACATCCTCTCCTTAGTCAGGCATGTGATTTTGGCCCCAATTTAGCTGTCCCAGACAAGTTTGAAATCGGAGACAAAATACCCATGGTGTTGCCTACTCAAAGCTCGCAGCTGTCACCGATGCTTGTTTAATGTGAGCGAGTCAGGGAAGAAATCTGAGGGCTACAGATCCGTCTATGAGACATCCCGATACGTTCTAAAATGTTGGATTTTATTGTCAGAAAATCTGCAATGCTCTTGCAGAGTGACATGTTTAACGAACGACAAGTTGAGAACGGTGATCAGCAAAAGCCAATGAGATCCTACCAGTGATGATGTATCACATCAGCCAGAATGTGTACAGGAGCGATGACTACTACTAGCATGCATTTGTACTTGCCTTTAACCAAAGCATCAAATCATTACAGCTCTGAAGTGGGACAAGCAATGTTACCCAATTCTAAATGTATTGGCTTGACATTTCAACTCTGTATGGCAAGCGTGAATGTCTGACTGAAAACGTTTATGAGGCGGCTTTGAGCCACTGCTCGTTCTAGCTAATCTAATTTACATATTTTTCGTGAGACAGTGTGGTATCGCGAATCCTCACGACCAAGGGAATAATTTCATAAGTGTGAGACCCCCGTCTCTGCCTCTTCGTTTAGTGTGTGCACCACTACGTTGGCAGGACAAAAAAATACAGGAAAGATTTTAAAATTAATGTAGCGTAGGCCGGCATTACCTGCCGAGGAGATGCTGTGGATAGCAGTGAAGAGAGACCAGGCAGGAAAGTGTTTCGGGGGTTGCAGTAATGGCAGCTCCCTATATGAAggggacagacaaacacacacattaatagcTGCTACAGTCAATGGAAAagcttaaaacacacacacacacacacacacaataacactcaCCAGTTCGCTAGGCTCGTCATCTGGGTTCTCCGTATCACCTTGGTAACACCTCAACCTCGTCCTACTCCTTTCTTCATCCTTCTCTGTTTCCTCTTCGCTGGAGTCTTTGTCTGATGATAAATAACTTAAGTCAAATAAAATGTTGAAGAATCTTGCAGTGTCGTGTGTGacgatgttagctagctagctatctaattAGCCATTGCATTAACTGGAAGtggcaagctaacgttagctgttgCAAAATACCTGGATCAGGCCGCACTCTCGTATGTTGCTTGCAACACCAGTTGACCTGGCTGGTAAACTACAAACGAACTAAACTAGTAAATACACTTGATCACTGAAACTAGTTATAATCGTCACGTTTTCACTGGAATCAGATTCGTCGCTAGCTAGCCAGACCTGCCAGAAATagcagtaacgttagctagctagccaggtttgctaacgttagctatcctCCTAGCTACACCGGTCAAATACATACCTTAGATCCAGTTATATGTTTTGTCCGTTTAAATCCACAATCTTCAACTAACCGTTATTTTCTAAAACGTGACATTTACGTTTAAAATACAGTATTAAAGGTTGAGATATTGTTAAAAGCACATTAAGAGGCCCATCCCATCCATCGCCGACATTTTACTTCCCTTCACTTGAAACAAGGGCCGACGGGAATTGACGTTTTTCGTTGATCGGGCTAATTTTGGGGATGTCTTCTTCTTcaacggcggttggcatccaatttgTTTCATTACCGCCTCCTAAtagactggagtacaactcccttaTACTTTACTTGAAAAAGAAAAATGTACTAAATAAGTACCCTACCATATAACACTATGCTCACAAATTTCTAAATTATATTAAATCAAATTAACACCCCCCCTACTccactaattgaatgtatgtattCCTACCTCATGTCATCACACTGAAAGGATGGGACATCACCACTTAACACATCCTGTAACTCTTCTGCTGTCAAGTCTCGCACacccaaatacttctctgcagctgccaccacaacctcaattttcTGAGACTTCTgatccatccctgcagtacaattaataaccattgctataaatgctaaaaatccaatcttactgacAATTAACACAGTCCACTACTTTCCccaatactacacattcctttgtctcatgcccttctgcacatttTTCACACCTTGGACCCTTCCTTCTACaaactgctgccacatgcccataagcttgacaacTGTAACATTTTAATGTATTCGGCACGTACAGGATAACTCATATATCCTAACTTCACTTTGTCAGgcttcaaaactcaaaagaacagacaaggACTCTTCTGTTTCCCCACTCTCACCACCCTATCTGTGTCGCATCAAACGACAAGCATCACATAAACCGGGAATCTTTGCCCCCtaacatttacagtggggcaaaaaagtatttagtcagccaccaattgtgcaagttctcccacttaaaaataagagagaggcctgtaattgtcatcattggTACACctcaactacgacagacaaaatttgaaaaaacatccagaaaatcacattgtaggattttttatgaatttatttgtaaattatggtggaaaataagtattaggtcacctacaaacaagcaatatttctggctctcacagacctgtaacttcttctttaagaggctcctctgtcctccactcgttacctgtattaatggcacctgtttgaacttgttatcagtataaaagacacctgtccacaacctcaaacagtcacactccaaactccactatggccaagaccaaagagctgtcaaaggacaccagaaacaaaattgtagacctgcaccaggctgggaagactgaatctgcaataggtaagcagcttggtttgaagaaatcaactgtgggagcaattattaggaaatggaagacatacaagaccactgataatctctctcgatctgggactccacgcaagatctcaccccgtggggtcaaaatgatcacaaaaacggtgagcaaaaatcccagaaccacacggggggacctagtgaatgacctgcagagagctgggaccaaagtaacaaagcctaccatcagaaacacactatgccgccagggactcaaatcctgcagtgccagacgtgtccccctgcttaagccagtacatgtccaggcccgtctgaagtttgctagagagaatTTGGATGATCCACAAGAAGAtggggagaatgtcatatggtcagatgaaaccaaaatataactttttggtaaaaactcaactcgtcgtgtttggaggacaaagaatgctgagttgcatccaaagaacaccatacctactgtgaagcatgggggtggaaacatcatgctttggggctgtttttctgcaaagggaccaggacaacttatccgtgtaaaggaaagaatgagtggggccatgtattgtgagattttgagtgaaaacctccttccatcagcaagggcattgaagatgaaacgtggctgggtctttcagcatgacaatgatcccaaacacaccgcccgggcaacgaaggagtggcttcgtaagaagcatttcaaggtcctggagtggcctagccagtctccagatctcaaccccatagaaaatctttggagggagttgaaagtccgtgttgcccagcaacagccccaaaacatcactgctctagaggagatctgcgtggaggaatgggccaaaataccagcaacagtgtgtgaaaaccttgtgaaaacgtttgacctctgtcattgccaacaaagggtatataacaaagtattgagataaacatttgttattgaccaaatacttattttccaccataatttgcaaataaattcattaaaaatcctacaatgtgattttctggattttttttgtcattttgtctgtcatagttgaagtgtacctatgatgaacttgcacaattggtggctgactaaatacttttttgccccactgtatatctactgctacCCCAGTTATCACTCCTTTCATTGGTGCCCTTTTCTTGAGAACGAAATAATTAACTTTTATTGCCCCCATTCGTTTTACTTCGAGCGCATTCTTCCTCTGCCCAACAGagacacaaacaattatcactaGACGAATTCTAGTTACACTCATCGATTCCACATGACCCAACTCTTTTTTCACCCACtgtgaaaccacaaatggatcagccaaaaggcaagagtccactttttccataaacttcactcctactgtcacagactcttCTTCATCCTTATCCTCGGTGCATACCTCAGTCTCTGATAACTTTACTGCACCTACCACCTCCGATACTTcaccctcattcacttccatttctcctcctgtcttcagctcCCTCTGCTTgcactttctaccattcttctttgACAAACCATCTCCCTTTCTCCCACTATTTTTATCCGACTCAAGctcaccctcttcttccctcactctcttagaccttttctccctctctttttccctccattccttctGCGTTTTCCAAGTACACGCCTCGTTATGATAATACGGCCGCTCCATCCCTGACACCCATCTTGTACTTGCTTTCTCTAAGGACTCCATTTTCCCTTGTGGAGTTCTGCTCATGTCCCCAATAACATGCCTGCAACAACGCAGCTGGGCCTTCCAACCTTCCAATACAATTCACACCAGTCCGCTTCTTCGGAAATCTCCCACTAGCAAAGCCAGGAAGTAACAACCTTTTGGGGATGACAACCTTCCAAATGCTATTTGAAAGATCCTGCTCAAAATAAATACTTTTCCCGACAATAAATCTacatgtgtatttatttattttatttatttttcccgtTTCAATGATTGAATATCATGCATTTATTATAACAAATAATTATGACTATACACTATTTTATTGTTCACATGTGAATTGACTTTCAAACTTTTTATCCTCATATGTTGACCCATATCATTTTACTGTATATACTTTGCACTGGTGTAAACCCATGCTAAATGTGTCTCAAAGTGTTCTGTGGTTCTCCTTGCTTGTTGGCCTTTGGGCTTCAAACTAGTACAGAAACAGCGTTCCTAAGTATTGCAGTAGTTTTCCAGGTCATAGTAGTTTCAGTAGCCCCTCTTTAACAATCTGTGGCCCttatctctctccatttctccccctCATCATTCTCCAGCATCACCCTGGTTCGCATTTGGAAAGggactggtgggaggagctatagtaggatgggctcattgtaatggctggaatggaattgatGGAATGGAGGCAAACATGTtatccattaattccattccagccattacaatgagcctgtactcctatagctcctcccaccaggctCCACTGGATGATACCTGTTAGGGTTGAAAACAGGGTACCCAGTTACACAGAAACAGGCACttacagacacatagacacacacaacagagacacacacacacaaagttatgCAGACCTATGTTGTCCTCTCTGACCGGTCTCCCATGCTGGTAGAACAGCCCCTTCCCTCCACAGACCAACAGCAGAGCTTCGACCAGCTGGATTCCACACAGATTGCGGTTCCCGAACTCCCACACAGGGACGGCAGAGGGAGCAGGCACAGGGCCAGGACAGGGAGACCAAGGAGGCGCATCCAGCTGCTACAGAGGAGGAGTACAGAGTAGAGAGGAGCAACATGATGGGGGTTTGTGAGAGAGATAAATTAAAGGAAGGttggaagaagggagagagggatttagggagagagagagagaaagaaagaaagacaaaggACTAGCTAGATAGATGACAGAAcaagagaggaagggatggagaggaaCAATTTGTTAGTAAGAAGagacagaaaaaaaagaagaagaaagaaagagtAAAAAAAATGAAGTAGCCCAGcacagaaaggcagagagagcgaaagagagagagagaggtgagattgAGGGTGAGCGACAAATGCTAAGAAGAAAAAAGTTGCTGTGAATTCAAAGACGGAAATGCAAGTACAGTTTTGAGTACAGTTTTAACATAGAGTTAACTGGCTGTCAGGGCTTTTACTTTCAATGCCAGCTCAGTCTGTGAGTCCCTCTATGTGCTCATGTAGACACCCAAAGATGATTTGCTCCTCTCCAACCTTTCGTGTTTCTGTTGTGTCATCAATATGTATCCCTTACCTCCCtattctctcgccctctctctctcacacacacactaacacatattTCTATttttaactctgttttgttggaaAATAACcagaaagtaagcatttcactgttagtctataacGGTTGTTtgcaaagcatgtgacaaatacagtttcatttgatttgacacacacacacacacacacacacacacacacacacacacacacacacacacacacacacacacccattctaTCTATCTACTGCACATTAACTAATGCATCATGCTGTCTGGCTGAGCAAGACGACAAGTACATTagactgtctagtttgagaaacagacgcctcacaagtccttaactggcagcttcattaattagtacccgcaaaacaccagtctcaacttcaacagtgaagacgCGACTCCGGAatgctagccttctaggcagagttcctctgcccAGTGTCTGTgtccttttgcccatcttaatcttttcttcttattggccagtctgagatatggctttttctttgcaactctgccttcacaacaaatccattatttattttagacaggtctaaagaagcataaTATGAAGAAAAatttagtctatttcagaagaacagaatagcatactctgagttgtccttatgttaggtcctgatctgtctatgccaaatggctgtgagctacactagttcatttagtagacaagatttgcttagaattccttgccattattttacattttttcatattatgaagaatacaattagAATAAAATAGAATCAGAATAAAATATAATCAGAATAAAATAAAGGATATTTTCTCagaacgatttgagggagtgctaatatgcggctattctgtgttgagtggttaacaaagaaataggtacacatatatgcttaatttagagttgttaatgtaactttagttgttttacaaacgttgggctatatgtttggatttttaatacattgtaattgCATGATTGCATGATTGCATGATGCGACACAAATTCAGATTTGAAAAAAGTTCCTTGAacggcatgagctctgctttgtttttctgcgcaggctgtacacactacatcagtctctcattcacaatttgacaaacaCTTATCGgttgatgttactcttcaataacaGACCCCAAAGCAAAACAGTGGGAGAAAAATAGGTTTGTTCAAAGAGGACAAATCATAGATGTTATGCTGAGAGATATATGTTcattctcctctgtcctcagtgattctctcctcagtgattctctccacagaacaaaggacaggatgtagttttataacccaaccctagcctgtggttgatcAATTAGAATTATTTGCAAtaaaactgggccaatggccaaataacaagtatcctatttcaggCTCAATGTATAGAcaaattcctcccatgtctctgacccattgTTCATTAATTCCCTATTACAGAAGAaaacactatttccattgatcgttaGTAGTCTATTGActtttagtcctcttgacctttagtcctcttgacctttagtcctctgtgt includes:
- the LOC110521912 gene encoding splicing factor, arginine/serine-rich 19 isoform X3 — translated: MDLTQIPCLKGMPDVPPPHGITETAKSPLPSSTSSSSPASPPSSSSSSPGAVATSYNNDIQEGSANSMMMGDVVSSTSASVAPPSHSDPSFSSSDPLLCLSPRVGTNGQKELETEIYDPFHPTEGEREEGAAEEEGEKYDPFDPTGSPPSEREEEECETGGGRERGNSVSSKGSNARGKRRKVETGRTGGEEKDNAPPDSTDALSVPPLSPRSLPLPLRRRLDRTKEPRVKVRDRREKANHSDHSEIEEGEIVGATERDGGKREERGREGVLPLVLPISSGSPFLHRGAKPERILRVLDGDSFVSVRAEGDWAGLVMPGREDGEPMDEEEEEEEEELVVVGVGDLRRKLVSRRNARYRSSFPSSRSPQHLPPSPHTVPLAPSPLTAEKDKSRKSSMERERRKRKECKVGEEEQEEERRRKKMKEKDGGRENGGERKERHRERGRRSEKEKKTKVEKERGRSSRSDSRKRKKRRRSTPESSVRPRSQNTSAQQAHGGRSWSNTSEDRHRDRDRENNRDRYRDRVGERDGDRDKDRKKDDTRRRERDGDSSRIKRERERDRVRKSTSRERGSSKRSKGSVEPRHRERDRHQDRERHRERHQDRERHRERHQDRERDRERRRDGRPVVPPSIQDLNGSDLFAIKRTITVTTTTTTTLPGSPPLAPSSPRSPSQGSEKPHKRKKKSRRRSDEELEDSIGRRGSLSLSPPSHYHGYDSDHFSDKLEIDMHSLDGEALDSDYPTIEDSPPQLLEPAALSAKPKTATKPGRHHFKKKSRTGKKAGQSKSSSSVRPKGKELSTSSLSPTQATPGLASAPATLPSAKRGRKIGKEKERGEKGGKKESGRSGRSKKLSGGGRKAKLQSKVSVLVREGVSSTTGGPVGSGKLGMELLGVGGPVGGSGGPVVGGSIAVVFRRDNESRSPFLKPCSEPLLLSGRNKDLGKVGKRSSLAVPPSSLLANPTVAALKSKKAKPSSTTSTSSSASSPSLSLATKRRRRLAKKTRGEKGLASGLTDVDGAIANCSSEGGGWGGSSSDIQSGVGAKPSSPHSGPAGPTPSSSSSSSSSTSVLPPSSSPPHTPPPSLTTSRDARESSPDSQTVDSSCKTPEPSFLPEDCPAQTQSTLNLSPSSPSSQGGGLSQYGPSNIKPLPLDEDPKSLASPPCSSSVSALASLSLPPSSTDPSSSSSSSVSSSSANKLPPPPPPPPAAPTLPWSLQTGVDCTAGGVLALTALLFKMEEANIASRAKAQEFIHATSQILSQTNQNHSSQHAPSSSSQVPPSPGPTPAQFILHSALPLVGCTKTQPNHLHHGMSLGGGCAQTPPPLMPSGFSGGSGDSSDIGWDNESKDPDKYLKKLHTQERAVEEVKLAIKPYYQRKDINKDDYKDILRKAVHKICHSRNGEINPVKVSVSG
- the LOC110521912 gene encoding splicing factor, arginine/serine-rich 19 isoform X2: MDLTQIPCLKGMPDVPPPHGITETAKSPLPSSTSSSSPASPPSSSSSSPGAVATSYNNDIQEGSANSMMMGDVVSSTSASVAPPSHSDPSFSSSDPLLCLSPRVGTNGQKELETEIYDPFHPTEGEREEGAAEEEGEKYDPFDPTGSPPSEREEEECETGGGRERGNSVSSKGSNARGKRRKVETGRTGGEEKDNAPPDSTDALSVPPLSPRSLPLPLRRRLDRTKEPRVKVRDRREKANHSDHSEIEEGEIVGATERDGGKREERGREGVLPLVLPISSGSPFLHRGAKPERILRVLDGDSFVSVRAEGDWAGLVMPGREDGEPMDEEEEEEEEELVVVGVGDLRRKLVSRRNARYRSSFPSSRSPQHLPPSPHTVPLAPSPLTAEKDKSRKSSMERERRKRKECKVGEEEQEEERRRKKMKEKDGGRENGGERKERHRERGRRSEKEKKTKVEKERGRSSRSDSRKRKKRRRSTPESSVRPRSQNTSAQQAHGGRSWSNTSEDRHRDRDRENNRDRYRDRVGERDGDRDKDRKKDDTRRRERDGDSSRIKRERERDRVRKSTSRERGSSKRSKGSVEPRHRERDRHQDRERHRERHQDRERHRERHQDRERDRERRRDGRPVVPPSIQDLNGSDLFAIKRTITVTTTTTTTLPGSPPLAPSSPRSPSQGSEKPHKRKKKSRRRSDEELEDSIGRRGSLSLSPPSHYHGYDSDHFSDKLEIDMHSLDGEALDSDYPTIEDSPPQLLEPAALSAKPKTATKPGRHHFKKKSRTGKKAGQSKSSSSVRPKGKELSTSSLSPTQATPGLASAPATLPSAKRGRKIGKEKERGEKGGKKESGRSGRSKKLSGGGRKAKLQSKVSVLVREGVSSTTGGPVGSGKLGMELLGVGGPVGGSGGPVVGGSIAVVFRRDNESRSPFLKPCSEPLLLSGRNKDLGKVGKRSSLAVPPSSLLANPTVAALKSKKAKPSSTTSTSSSASSPSLSLATKRRRRLAKKTRGEKGLASGLTDVDGAIANCSSEGGGWGGSSSDIQSGVGAKPSSPHSGPAGPTPSSSSSSSSSTSVLPPSSSPPHTPPPSLTTSRDARESSPDSQTVDSSCKTPEPSFLPEDCPAQTQSTLNLSPSSPSSQGGGLSQYGPSNIKPLPLDEDPKSLASPPCSSSVSALASLSLPPSSTDPSSSSSSSVSSSSANKLPPPPPPPPAAPTLPWSLQTGVDCTAGGVLALTALLFKMEEANIASRAKAQEFIHATSQVPPSPGPTPAQFILHSALPLVGCTKTQPNHLHHGMSLGGGCAQTPPPLMPSGFSGGSGDSSDIGWDNESKDPDKYLKKLHTQERAVEEVKLAIKPYYQRKDINKDDYKDILRKAVHKICHSRNGEINPVKVSNLVKLYVQRYKYFRKHGRKMDEEVREDREMDSSY